A single window of Butyricicoccus intestinisimiae DNA harbors:
- a CDS encoding RNA-binding S4 domain-containing protein, which yields MRLDKYLKVSRLIKRRTIANEACDNDRILVNGKQAKASYQVKVGDVIEITFGQRTLKVEVLNIAEHVLKNDASALYREIP from the coding sequence ATGAGACTGGACAAATATTTGAAGGTTTCCCGCTTGATTAAGCGCAGAACCATCGCAAACGAAGCATGTGACAACGACCGCATTTTGGTCAACGGAAAGCAGGCAAAGGCGTCGTATCAGGTAAAAGTCGGTGATGTCATTGAAATCACCTTTGGACAGAGAACGCTGAAAGTAGAAGTTCTCAACATCGCGGAGCACGTGCTCAAAAACGATGCTTCGGCGCTGTATCGAGAGATTCCCTAA
- a CDS encoding HU family DNA-binding protein, whose protein sequence is MNKNELIDRVTERTGLRKKDVSLVTAAVFGCIADALAQEEKVTIAGFGVMELRHRAARKGHLPIDQREVNIPAAKIPVFRPSKQLKEKVNA, encoded by the coding sequence ATGAACAAGAACGAGTTGATTGATCGCGTTACGGAGCGCACAGGGCTGCGAAAGAAGGACGTGAGTTTGGTTACGGCTGCTGTGTTTGGCTGCATTGCAGATGCGCTGGCGCAAGAGGAAAAGGTAACCATTGCCGGATTTGGTGTGATGGAACTGCGCCATCGCGCCGCAAGAAAGGGACATTTGCCGATTGACCAACGGGAGGTTAACATTCCGGCAGCCAAAATTCCGGTGTTCCGCCCGTCAAAACAGTTAAAGGAGAAAGTAAACGCATGA
- the mazG gene encoding nucleoside triphosphate pyrophosphohydrolase, translated as MDFEYKEQYHFEDLLQVMRILRSDEGCMWDRQQDHHSIRRDFIEETYEVCEAIDNEDVELLKEELGDVLFQVVFHTTIEEEQGHFDINDVIDGICKKMIYRHPHVFKDVKVHSTQDILNNWDDLKKMEKHQRSVTDTMDSVARTLPALIRAEKVMKKAEKVGFEWASVDDALDKVQEELDEVRRAEQGDGDFPEEIGDLLFAAVKVAKFAKTDPEEALNHTTEKFIHRFSHVEAGAAAQGKQVGDLTLNEMLALWEESKKDEQERVD; from the coding sequence ATGGATTTTGAATATAAAGAACAGTACCATTTTGAGGATTTGCTGCAGGTTATGCGGATTCTGCGCAGCGATGAGGGCTGTATGTGGGATCGCCAGCAAGATCATCACAGCATTCGCCGCGACTTCATTGAGGAGACATATGAGGTCTGTGAGGCAATTGACAATGAAGATGTCGAGCTGCTCAAAGAGGAACTGGGAGATGTCCTGTTTCAGGTGGTTTTTCACACGACAATAGAAGAAGAACAAGGACATTTTGATATCAATGATGTCATTGACGGCATTTGCAAAAAGATGATTTATCGGCATCCGCACGTGTTCAAAGACGTAAAAGTCCATTCAACACAGGATATTTTGAACAACTGGGATGATCTCAAAAAGATGGAAAAACACCAGCGCAGTGTAACCGATACGATGGACAGTGTGGCGCGGACGCTTCCGGCGCTGATTCGCGCCGAAAAGGTCATGAAGAAGGCGGAAAAGGTCGGATTTGAGTGGGCAAGCGTAGATGACGCACTGGACAAAGTGCAGGAAGAGCTGGACGAAGTGCGCCGTGCCGAGCAGGGAGACGGTGATTTTCCGGAAGAAATCGGCGATTTGCTGTTTGCGGCGGTAAAAGTGGCAAAATTTGCAAAGACCGATCCGGAAGAAGCACTCAACCACACAACGGAAAAGTTTATTCACCGATTCTCCCATGTAGAGGCGGGAGCGGCTGCACAGGGAAAGCAGGTCGGAGATTTGACGCTTAACGAAATGCTGGCACTGTGGGAAGAGAGTAAAAAAGATGAACAAGAACGAGTTGATTGA
- a CDS encoding putative polysaccharide biosynthesis protein: MKRNKASYVGGAAALLVSSVTVKILGALFKIPLTNLIGDSGMGLFAFAMQFFSLLFVISAAGIPAAEAHLVSEALAFGRRQQAKAIAVRAGNVFAVTSALLSLALAGAAPTVCRAFGQTDAVPCLLTIAPAVFLVTIEAVLRGWYQGTGNMVPTAVSQVAEATGKLTVGLAAAGYLLRAGYGITGAAAGAVFGVTCGELLAVLYLVWRVRRGVIHMLRHPPEQSSDFSKLVQLMIPVTLGAAVMTISGFLDMAVVYRRLPAAGFSVQEIVAAYGAYTGMALTLFNLPQALSNAVSVSVLPVLSAAHAKERTKQTKQLLWSSMGLTLLVCVPCGIGLFVLAQPLLQILFASHPRGIQTATPLLRLLGIAEPLVGLSTVTVSVLQAFGRPDLSVYAMTAACSAKFAVGCYLAGQPNVNILALPIGTLVCYGILLLMNLGFIAHVLRQKR; this comes from the coding sequence ATGAAACGGAACAAGGCAAGCTATGTCGGCGGTGCTGCCGCACTGCTGGTTTCCAGTGTCACTGTAAAAATACTCGGTGCACTGTTCAAAATTCCTCTGACCAATCTCATCGGAGACAGCGGGATGGGGCTGTTTGCATTCGCTATGCAGTTTTTCTCTCTGCTGTTTGTCATCTCTGCCGCAGGAATTCCTGCGGCAGAGGCGCATCTGGTATCGGAAGCGCTGGCATTCGGCAGGCGGCAGCAGGCAAAGGCGATTGCCGTGCGTGCCGGAAATGTGTTTGCCGTGACGTCAGCATTGCTGTCTCTGGCATTGGCCGGCGCCGCGCCAACTGTATGCCGCGCCTTTGGACAGACCGATGCCGTGCCGTGTCTGCTGACCATTGCACCGGCTGTGTTTCTTGTGACGATAGAGGCTGTTTTGCGCGGCTGGTATCAAGGTACAGGCAATATGGTTCCGACTGCTGTCTCGCAGGTTGCAGAGGCAACGGGCAAGCTGACCGTTGGTTTGGCTGCGGCAGGGTATCTGCTGCGCGCAGGCTATGGTATAACCGGTGCAGCGGCAGGTGCCGTGTTCGGCGTGACCTGCGGCGAATTGCTCGCCGTATTGTACCTGGTATGGCGTGTGCGGCGCGGTGTGATTCATATGCTGCGGCATCCGCCCGAACAGTCGAGCGATTTTTCTAAGCTCGTACAGCTTATGATTCCGGTTACCTTGGGAGCGGCCGTGATGACAATTTCCGGCTTCTTGGATATGGCTGTGGTATATCGGCGGCTGCCGGCAGCGGGATTTTCTGTGCAGGAAATCGTCGCGGCATATGGTGCGTATACCGGCATGGCGCTGACGCTGTTTAATTTGCCGCAGGCGCTGTCCAATGCGGTGTCCGTCAGTGTGCTGCCTGTGCTCTCGGCAGCGCACGCGAAAGAGAGAACCAAACAAACCAAACAGCTGCTGTGGTCGTCCATGGGGTTGACGCTGCTTGTGTGTGTGCCGTGCGGAATCGGGCTGTTTGTACTGGCGCAGCCGCTGCTGCAGATTTTGTTTGCGTCTCATCCGCGCGGAATACAGACGGCAACGCCGCTGCTGCGTCTGCTGGGCATCGCAGAGCCGCTGGTGGGATTGTCAACGGTAACAGTCTCTGTTTTACAGGCATTTGGCAGACCGGATTTGTCGGTTTACGCGATGACAGCAGCCTGTTCGGCAAAATTCGCCGTGGGCTGCTATCTGGCAGGACAGCCGAATGTCAATATATTGGCGCTTCCAATTGGAACGCTGGTGTGCTATGGTATTTTGCTGCTGATGAATCTCGGATTTATCGCACATGTGCTGCGGCAAAAAAGATAG